The following are encoded in a window of Harmonia axyridis chromosome 7, icHarAxyr1.1, whole genome shotgun sequence genomic DNA:
- the LOC123685261 gene encoding uncharacterized protein LOC123685261, which produces MNQSSLYHRLVICVYTMATSSTPRKSENERKANHNPHYERNRIFSSTTTNHYKNKLARIGIEKDLRELIERKKLEKEQEKNNPSPPKNLSNDESQISRKVRFAEDKLPIQRSKSFTSGTNKNIDNNFEAESEVLREKTSPKKFSRSFRAKRKDFIDLQNPTNIKVELQTNSGERKCIVDENVHLATVKCDLRNCRNILNHVESKYSVLQAALVEKNEKPKSQNQSVLQAGLVEKNEKPKSQNQSGDRNKSFNKKNKGSTQKPIQNEGSVNPTRNSTLGGID; this is translated from the exons ATGAATCAATCATCTTTATAccacagactagtaatctgtgttTATACAATGGCAACCTCTTCCACTCCTCGTAAAagtgaaaatgaaagaaaagcTAATCATAATCCGCATTATGAACGTAACAGAATATTTTCGTCTACAACAACTAACCATTATAAGAATAAATTGGCCCGAATAGGCATTGAAAAGGATTTGAGAGAGTTAATagaacgaaaaaaattagaaaaggaACAAGAAAAG AATAACCCTTCCCCACCTAAAAATCTATCTAATGATGAATCACAAATATCAAGAAAAGTGAGATTTGCAGAAGATAAGCTGCCTATTCAGAGATCAAAGTCTTTCACTTCTGgaaccaataaaaatattgataacaatTTTGAAGCTGAAAGTGAAGTTTTGAGAGAGAAAACCTCACCAAAAAAATTCAGCAGAAGTTTTAGAGCAAAAAGAAAggattttattgatctacaaaatcCTACAAACATAAAAGTTGAACTGCAAACTAATTCTGGTGAACGAAAATGTATTGTTGATGAGAATGTACACCTGGCAACTGTGAAATGTGATTTgagaaattgcagaaatatattaaATCATGTTGAGAGCAAATATAGTGTATTACAAGCAGCTCTTgtagagaaaaatgaaaaacccAAATCACAAAATCAAAGTGTATTGCAAGCAGGTCTTgtagagaaaaatgaaaaacccAAATCACAAAATCAAAGTGGTGATCGAAATAAATCCTTCAATAAGAAGAATAAAGGATCTACTCAAAAacctattcaaaatgaaggatCTGTAAACCCTACTAGAAATTCAACATTGGGGGGTATTGACTAA
- the LOC123684282 gene encoding zinc finger protein 675-like: MNEMEDSDGFESDCSVSTTYSEYAKNPPNKNYKCTFEQCDKSFYRPSKLENHMRIHTGEKPFKCEIPNCDKSYHRKDLLKKHHEEVHNKKIKYIVCPEEGCGQKMRQNSYRKHILRKHNSFRKWKFQCDECDKGFRNENELRNHMNEHFPIFQCETCGKEFKKGSLFRRHVISHKEYKCLCEQTFYDHNIFRTHKKNCEFTKPSCEICGKKFVNPFNLKEHIRIVHVSPQKRIKCTVEGCTKQYNRKSSLNHHIEKSHKVKDEQEPKLMCSICSQLLKNKVYLWRHMRNVHINENKKIKKPRKTRCDKNVPKVPILTLLTGIKHEESLKTEN, from the exons ATGAATGAAATGGAAGACTCTGATGGTTTTGAAAGTGATTGTTCTGTATCAACAACTTATTCAGAATATGCTAAAAATCcaccaaataaaaattataagtgTACATTTGAGCAATGTGACAAATCTTTCTATCGTCCTAGTAAATTAGAAAATCATATGAGGATTCATACTGGGGAG AAACCATTCAAATGTGAAATTCCCAATTGTGATAAATCTTATCATAGAAAGGATCTCCTGAAAAAACACCATGAAGAAgttcataacaaaaaaattaaatatatagtTTGTCCAGAGGAGGGTTGTGGACAGAAAATGAGACAGAATAGCTATCGAAAGCATATACTACGAAAGCATAATTCTTTTCGCAAATGGAAGTTCCAATGTGATGAATGTGATAAAGGatttagaaatgaaaatgaattgagaAATCACATGAATGAacattttccaatatttca ATGCGAAACTTGTGGTAAAGAATTCAAAAAAGGATCATTATTTAGAAGACATGTAATATCCCATAAAGAATACAAATGTCTATGTGAGCAGACATTTTATGatcataatattttcagaactcataaaaaaaattgtgaattcaCAA AACCTTCTTGTGAAATATGCggaaaaaaatttgttaatcCGTTCAATTTGAAGGAACACATAAGAATAGTACATGTATCACCCCAAAAAAGAATCAAGTGCACAGTTGAAGGGTGTACCAAACAGTACAACAGAAAAAGCAGTTTAAACCatcatattgaaaaaagtcataAGGTGAAAGATGAACAAGAACCAAAATTAATGTGTAGCATTTGTTCTCAACTTCTCAAAAATAAA GTTTACCTGTGGAGACATATGAGGAATGTccatataaatgaaaataaaaaaattaagaaaccaagaaaaactaGATGTGATAAAAATGTACCAAAAGTTCCAATTCTAACCTTACTAACAGGTATCAAGCATGAGGAATCACtaaaaacagaaaattga